Proteins from a single region of Mytilus trossulus isolate FHL-02 chromosome 2, PNRI_Mtr1.1.1.hap1, whole genome shotgun sequence:
- the LOC134706138 gene encoding fibrinogen C domain-containing protein 1-B-like → MRVDPDHINARLHGYTFITFENVGANACFDKCIRRRRCLSFNYKEEQRHCEINEKNGKTDLVEGIGYVHVNIQQYRNIKYSQLLTAVDYTQIFQVVPMKYDQTIFMSLKFIVIKALPVVVGRRRKYGSTDFYRGWTDYENGFGDLENEFWLGNKNIHAITVQRKYQLRFDLEDFEEETRYAVYSTFNIGNASTEYQLAIQGYTGDAGDAMRDWQRSLNGRKFSTKDRDNDSHSDKCAVICHGAGWFKECARSNMNGLYRTNGTEDPTTIHWYTWHYRKPLKRTEMKVKPVL, encoded by the exons ATACATTTATAACGTTTGAAAACGTTGGTGCAAATGCATGTTTTGATAAATGCATTCGTCGGAGGAGATGTCTATCATTCAATTACAAAGAAGAACAACGCCACTGTGAAATAAACGAGAAAAACGGCAAAACCGACTTAGTTGAAGGAATTGGTTATGTGCATGTAAATATACAACAGTACAGAAAT ATCAAATACAGCCAGTTACTGACTGCAGTGGATTACACCCAGATCTTCCAAGTGGTACCTATGAAATACGACCAAACCATTTTCATGTCATTAAAGTTTATTGTGATCAAAGCACTTCCGGTGGTGGTTGGACG aagaagaaaatatggatcgactgatttttatcgtGGCTGGACTGATTACGAAAATGGTTTTGGTGATCTTGAGAATGAATTCTGGTTAG GAAACAAGAATATTCATGCTATAACTGTACAAAGAAAGTATCAGTTACGATTTGACCTTGAAGATTTCGAAGAAGAAACCAGATACGCCGTTTACAGTACATTCAACATTGGGAACGCCTCTACTGAATATCAACTGGCAATTCAGGGTTACACAGGAGATGCTG gcgATGCCATGAGAGATTGGCAAAGGAGCTTGAACGGAAGAAAGTTTTCAACGAAAGACAGGGATAACGATTCTCATTCCGATAAATGTGCAGTAATATGCCATGGTGCTGGGTGGTTTAAAGAGTGTGCCCGTTCTAATATGAATGGTCTGTATAGAACGAACGGAACAGAAGATCCAACTACAATTCACTGGTATACTTGGCATTATCGGAAACCATTAAAAAGAACAGAAATGAAAGTGAAGCCCGTCTTGTAA